The following proteins are encoded in a genomic region of Triticum dicoccoides isolate Atlit2015 ecotype Zavitan chromosome 1B, WEW_v2.0, whole genome shotgun sequence:
- the LOC119318019 gene encoding protein MICRORCHIDIA 2-like produces the protein MAGGASGVDGGGRSLDCRSFWKAGASEGPSAPIREFHDALETGDFDRARVHPKFLHTNATSHKWAFGAISELLDNAVDEICNGATFIKVDKSTNTKDNSPMLVFQDDGGGMDPEGVRQCMSLGFSTKKSKTTIGQYGNGFKTSTMRLGADAIVCTRAIRESKVTLSIGLLSYTFLRRTMKDDIVVPMLDFEVQDGHIAPLVYGSQGDWDSSLKIILDWSPFSSKEELLQQFEDMDSHGTKVVIYNLWMNDDGLLELDFDDDDEDILLRDQGQNSGASTKIQKEIIQQHISHRLRFSLRAYSSILYLKKFENFQIILRGKPVEQINIADELKFKKVVTYKPQVSHDSQVVSVKVDIGFAKEAPVLGIFGINVYHKNRLIMPFWKVLQEASSRGRSVIGVLEANFIEPAHDKQDFERTPLFIRLETKLKQIIVDYWKEKCHLIGYQPIDPKLRSQYKAALQDSGGPRAKIRHEASTVQKAGGHLSNLLPQTYDDVEAFRLTANRAGSALHSSGQAQEDSMDSAGLEEDLVDIGSLGVLDPNCNEKLSEENLVLFTRREDLRQRDTQLKQTIGELEHELEETRRKCSQLAAELQLRRSQQQHYM, from the exons ATGGCCGGCGGCGCATCCGGCGTTGACGGCGGCGGTCGATCCCTCGACTGCCGCAGCTTCTGGAAGGCCGGCGCCAGCGAGGGCCCCTCCGCCCCCATCCGCGAGTTCCACG ATGCGCTGGAGACAGGGGACTTCGACCGCGCCCGCGTGCACCCCAAGTTCCTCCACACCAACGCCACCTCCCACAAGTGGGCGTTCGGAG CTATATCTGAACTTCTTGACAATGCGGTAGATGAG ATCTGTAATGGTGCCACATTCATAAAAGTGGATAAAAGCACCAACACGAAAGACAACAGTCCAATGCTAGTTTTTCAAG ACGATGGAGGAGGAATGGATCCTGAAGGGGTGCGCCAATGCATGAGTCTAGGATTCTCAACCAAGAAATCAAAGACAACCATTGGCCAGT ACGGAAATGGCTTTAAGACAAGCACAATGAGACTCGGTGCTGACGCAATTGTTTGTACTCGTGCAATACGTGAAAG TAAAGTTACCTTGAGTATTGGTTTGCTCTCTTACACTTTCCTGAGGAGAACAATGAAGGATGACATAGTTGTCCCCATG CTCGATTTTGAAGTCCAAGATGGCCACATAGCACCTTTGGTTTATGGTTCACAGGGTGATTGGGATAGTAGCCTAAAGATAATACTTGACTGGTCCCCTTTTTCTTCGAAGGAAGAACTGCTACAGCAG TTCGAGGATATGGATAGTCATGGAACCAAGGTGGTGATATACAATTTATGGATGAATGACGATGGCCTTTTAGAACTTgactttgatgatgatgatgag GACATATTGCTTCGGGATCAAGGTCAAAACAGTGGGGCGTCAACAAAGATCCAAAAAGAAATTATTCAGCAACATATATCTCACAGACTCAGATTCTCATTGCGT GCATATAGCTCCATCCTTTACCTCAAGAAGTTTGAGAACTTCCAAATTATACTAAGAGGAAAGCCTGTTGAACAGATAAACATTGCTGATGAGCTGAAGTTTAAGAAAGTAGTTACttacaaacctcaagtttcccatgATTCTCAAGTG GTGTCAGTGAAGGTAGATATTGGCTTTGCAAAAGAGGCTCCTGTTTTGGGAATTTTTGGGATTAATGTCTACCATAAAAATCGACTAATCATG ccattctggaagGTCCTTCAAGAAGCATCTAGTAGAGGGAGGAGTGTTATAG GTGTACTTGAGGCAAATTTTATTGAGCCGGCACATGACAAGCAAGATTTTGAGAGGACTCCACTGTTCATTAGGCTGGAAACAAAACTGAAACAAATTATCGTTGATTATTG GAAAGAAAAGTGTCATCTAATAGGTTACCAGCCAATCGATCCGAAATTGAGATCCCAGTATAAGGCTGCTCTTCAAGATTCAGGTGGTCCTAGAGCGAAGATTCGGCACGAAGCTTCCACTGTTCAGAAGGCTGGAGGGCACCTCTCAAATTTGCTCCCACAGacatatgatgatgtagaagctttTAGACTGACAGCTAACAGGGCAG GTTCTGCTTTGCATTCGTCTGGCCAAGCACAAGAAGATAGTATGGACTCAGCAGGCTTGGAAGAG GATCTGGTAGATATTGGCTCTCTTGGTGTACTTGATCCCAATTGCAATGAGAAGTTGAGTGAAGAAAATTTGGTTCTGTTCACAAG GCGTGAAGATCTTCGGCAACGAGATACACAGTTGAAGCAGACG ATTGGTGAGCTGGAGCATGAACTAGAGGAAACAAGAAGGAAGTGCTCTCAGCTCGCAGCTGAGCTGCAGTTACGGAGGAGCCAGCAACAACATTACATGTGA